A stretch of the Panicum virgatum strain AP13 chromosome 9N, P.virgatum_v5, whole genome shotgun sequence genome encodes the following:
- the LOC120693364 gene encoding ribulose-phosphate 3-epimerase, chloroplastic-like, with translation MASPSSSLCSGFASLRTASIGHRRGLVFSTPRKAFQVRASARVDKYSKTDIIVSPSILSANFSKLGEQVKAVEMAGCDWIHVDVMDGRFVPNITIGPLVVDALRPVTDLPLDVHLMIVEPEQRVPDFIKAGADIVSVHCEQSSTIHLHRTVNQIKSLGAKAGVVLNPATPLTAIDYVLDVVDLVLIMSVNPGFGGQSFIESQVKKIAELRRLCAEKGVNPWIEVDGGVGPQNAYKVIEAGANAIVAGSAVFGAPDYAEAIKGIKTSQRPVAVPA, from the exons atggcgtcgccgtcgtcgtcgctgtgcTCCGGCTTCGCCTCCCTGCGGACGGCCTCCATtggccaccgccgcggcctcgtctTCTCCACCCCCAG GAAAGCATTCCAAGTGAGGGCATCTGCTCGGGTTGACAAGTACTCAAAGACTGACATCATTGTGTCCCCTTCCATTCTATCTGCAAACTTTTCCAAGCTTGGTGAACAG GTAAAAGCTGTGGAGATGGCAGGATGCGACTGGATTCATGTTGACGTCATGGATGGACGATTTGTGCCAAATATCACCATTGGACCTTTGGTTGTTGATGCTCTCCGTCCGGTGACTGATCTTCCATTGGATGTACATCTG ATGATTGTGGAACCTGAGCAGCGAGTCCCAGATTTTATTAAGGCGGGTGCTGATATTGTTAGTGTCCACTGTGAACAATCATCAACCATCCATTTGCACCGAACAGTCAATCAG ATTAAAAGTCTAGGAGCAAAGGCAGGAGTTGTTTTGAATCCAGCGACTCCACTCACTGCAATAGATTACGTTCTTGATG TTGTCGACCTGGTCTTGATTATGTCTGTGAATCCTGGGTTTGGTGGCCAGAGCTTTATTGAGAGTCAAGTAAAGAAAATTGCAGAGTTGAGAAGATTATGCGCAGAGAAG GGAGTAAACCCCTGGATTGAGGTTGATGGTGGTGTTGGTCCGCAAAATGCTTACAAG GTCATTGAAGCTGGGGCGAATGCCATTGTTGCTGGTTCTGCAGTTTTTGGGGCTCCAGACTACGCTGAAG CTATCAAAGGAATCAAGACCAGCCAAAGACCTGTAGCTGTACCGGCATGA
- the LOC120689379 gene encoding uncharacterized protein LOC120689379 has protein sequence MRDGARSGECGAKASRPVSLKRPNNRSERNQTALPPLASSPVARKQGNKAATSVMVLDGSTVRAFVADEAAFARSVDARFAALDANGDGVLSRAELCRALESFRLLDGAGFGSARPAPLPAEVAALYDAVFEQFDADHSGAVDRAEFRDEMRRIMLAVAEGLGSQPLQVCTAKELALLRSLVAARAPCRLLVFGLSPPLLALARLNSGVGAGSGAATAFVTDSADDADDAHHVLSSGRQAGGEQLAARRVAGEDGSLHSRALRLRQTGRASMLCGRTRVESRVLAVTQPHQNSHPTRTQ, from the exons ATGCGCGACGGGGCGAGATCTGGAGAATGCGGGGCCAAGGCGAGCCGCCCAGTC AGCTTAAAGCGACCAAACAACCGCAGCGAGCGAAACCAAACCGCTCTCCCTCCCCTAGCTAGCTCCCCAGTAGCCCGCAAGCAAGGCAACAAGGCGGCCACGAGCGTGATGGTCCTGGACGGCTCGACGGTGCGCGCCTTTGTGGCGGACGAGGCGGCCTTCGCGCGCAGCGTGGACGCGCGCTTCGCGGCGCTGGACGCCAACGGCGACGGCGTGCTGTCGCGCGCCGAGCTCTGCCGCGCGCTCGAGTCGTTCCGCCTCCTCGACGGCGCCGGCTTCGGGTCCGCCCGGCCCGCGCCGCTCCCCGCCGAGGTCGCCGCGCTCTACGACGCCGTCTTCGAGCAGTTCGACGCCGACCACAGCGGCGCCGTCGACCGCGCCGAGTTCCGTGACGAGATGCGCCGCAtcatgctcgccgtcgccgaggggCTCGGCTCGCAGCCGCTCCAGGTCTGCACCGCTAAGGAGCTCGCGCTGCTCCGCTCCCtcgtcgccgcgcgcgcgccgtgtAGGCTGCTAGTGTTCGGCCTCTCCCCGCCGCTCCTCGCGCTCGCCAGGCTCAactccggcgtcggcgccggctCCGGGGCCGCCACGGCCTTCGTCACCGACAGCGCTGACGACGCGGACGACGCGCACCACGTGCTCAGTTCCGGGCgccaggccggcggcgagcagctggcggcgaggagggtggCCGGCGAAGATGGCAGCCTGCACTCCCGCGCCCTGCGACTGCGACAGACGGGCAGAGCCTCCATGTTGTGCGGGAGGACTCGGGTGGAGTCACGAGTACTCGCCGTCACCCAGCCGCATCAAAACTCGCACCCAACCCGCACTCAATAA
- the LOC120693365 gene encoding uncharacterized protein LOC120693365: MAAAGWLRRAAAAAVPRLPSGLPLIPPPPPAPLAEVQSLMVPGLGAAVGPAMELMAVPKKKVSKYKKGLRNGPKALKPVPVIIRCRCCGRVKLPHFYCCSGERGNPGESSS, from the exons atggcggcggcgggttggctccggcgtgctgctgctgcggcggtgcCTCGCCTGCCTTCTGGCCTTCCCCTCATACCGCCTCCTCCCCCTGCCCCTCTAGCCGAGGTGCAGTCGCTCATGGTCCCaggcctcggcgccgccgtgggaCCCGCCATGGAGCTTATGGCCGTTCCTAAGAAGAAG GTCTCCAAGTACAAGAAGGGCTTGAGGAATGGACCCAAAGCCCTAAAGCCTGTCCCAGTAATTATCCGTTGCAG GTGTTGTGGCCGTGTGAAACTACCTCACTTCTACTGCTGCAGCGGAGAAAGAGGAAACCCCGGCGAATCAAGCTCATAA
- the LOC120693014 gene encoding methyltransferase FGSG_00040-like — MTGVRGGGLDDETLQRLRSRATQLLLKEDWREYIAVCSRIVDGAAADRRVLCSALAHRADARARLGDSAAALADCEAALAADPVHLGALLSKGKILRGLGRYALAADCFRAAALAAGGGCGADEARELFEQCRRLEAQARSGAVDLSEWVLAGFAGKCPDLAEYVGPVEVRRSARGGRGVFAVKNVEAGATLMMAKAVAIGRGVLQDTTDGGEKMVVWKDFVDRVLDAAEKCPRTAALIHTLSTGEERQDDLVVPEMALFRQELEGLSLTDDTNMVMQGTREVLDVDRILKVLDVNCLTEDAPAADVLGNNGVVNCGVGLWILPSFINHSCHPNARRTHVGDHAIVHASRDIKAGEEITFPYFDVLVPVSKRREASRAWGFECRCDRCRFESEDFTLKQEILKSENDLVNGGDMGALVVRLEEKMRKSMVKERGKAFLRASLWSAYSAVYDSDKLVRKWGRRAPSEALVAENIADAVGGNENVLRAMLRGSKDANGCGNRLEVEDKVVRIGRATYGKVVKRHAMRALFRLTLDANNNVKV, encoded by the coding sequence ATGACCGGAGTCCGGGGCGGCGGCCTCGACGACGAGACGCTGCAGCGGCTGCGGAGCCGCGCGACGCAGCTGCTGCTAAAGGAGGACTGGAGGGAGTACATCGCGGTCTGCTCCCGGATcgtcgacggcgccgccgccgaccgccgcgtGCTCTGCTCCGCGCTCGCACACCGCGCCGACGCCCGCGCCCGCCTCGGGGattccgccgccgcgctcgccgactGCGAAGCCGCGCTGGCGGCGGACCCGGTCCACCTCGGCGCGCTGCTCTCCAAGGGCAAGATCCTCCGCGGGCTCGGCCGGTACGCGCTCGCGGCCGACTGCTTCCGcgcggccgcgctcgccgcgggcgGCGGTTGCGGCGCGGATGAGGCGCGGGAGCTCTTCGAGCAGTGCAGGCGGCTGGAGGCGCAGGCTAGGAGCGGGGCGGTGGACCTGTCGGAGTGGGTGCTAGCGGGGTTCGCCGGGAAGTGCCCGGATCTGGCAGAGTACGTCGGGCCGGTGGAGGTGCGCCGGTCCGCGCGCGGGGGCCGAGGGGTTTTCGCGGTCAAGAACGTCGAGGCGGGGGCTACTCTGATGATGGCAAAGGCGGTGGCTATCGGGAGAGGGGTGCTTCAGGACACCACTGACGGCGGTGAGAAGATGGTGGTATGGAAGGATTTCGTTGACAGGGTGCTCGACGCCGCCGAGAAGTGTCCGAGGACGGCGGCTCTGATTCACACCCTGTCCACCGGTGAGGAACGGCAGGACGATCTTGTCGTTCCGGAGATGGCATTGTTCAGGCAAGAACTCGAGGGTCTCAGTCTCACTGACGACACCAACATGGTGATGCAGGGGACGCGGGAGGTTCTTGATGTGGACAGGATATTGAAGGTGCTCGATGTGAACTGCTTGACCGAGGACGCTCCAGCCGCCGATGTGCTCGGGAACAATGGTGTCGTCAACTGCGGCGTGGGGCTCTGGATCTTGCCGTCTTTCATCAACCATTCTTGCCACCCCAATGCCCGGCGCACTCACGTCGGAGACCATGCCATTGTCCACGCATCCAGAGACATCAAAGCCGGGGAGGAGATCACATTTCCCTACTTCGATGTGCTTGTGCCGGTGAGCAAGCGCAGGGAGGCATCCAGAGCTTGGGGATTTGAATGCAGGTGTGATCGGTGCAGGTTTGAGTCCGAGGATTTCACTCTTAAGCAGGAAATACTGAAATCAGAGAACGATTTGGTCAACGGAGGCGACATGGGAGCTCTGGTGGTGCGGCTGGAGGAAAAGATGAGGAAGTCCATGGTGAAGGAGAGGGGAAAGGCATTCTTGCGCGCATCATTGTGGAGCGCATACTCTGCCGTGTATGATTCCGATAAGTTGGTGAGAAAATGGGGCAGGCGAGCTCCAAGCGAGGCCCTTGTAGCAGAGAACATTGCTGATGCAGTCGGTGGGAATGAGAACGTGCTGAGAGCAATGCTTAGGGGTTCCAAGGATGCCAATGGCTGCGGCAACCGGCTAGAGGTAGAGGACAAGGTGGTGAGGATTGGGAGGGCAACCTATGGCAAGGTGGTCAAGAGGCACGCAATGAGAGCTCTCTTCAGACTTACACTGGATGCCAATAACAACGTTAAAGTTTAG